One Pararhizobium capsulatum DSM 1112 DNA segment encodes these proteins:
- a CDS encoding GGDEF domain-containing protein, whose translation MNTKRMMSSGNAARGPWETRLQSPSPAALEEVHRLLAGRTRDIRLSPELTQLFRERSWPHTAKIIRAWMFWVIVLDVLMLGLNAILLTPKTVLSMLLPASCMIPAALVTATTFARPQTFWVRGVVILSGVFLILLCLAFVGIRASNEFYERHLTIMLFVAVTAIIIFPIPVGWTTAISVFALGLFLLFQLRNPNIEVGSALAGTLFFACGVFATVVARRTIVILAHKTFLLELRDRGRLAALTDANTRLELLARTDPLTGVANRRSMAEMLDRLWSEDIQRTRGVAMLMCDVDEFKKLNDSLGHAEGDRCLVKVAGIIRNSIRDEIDQVARYGGEEFLVLLPGADEGTARTIAERIRSRVEAARLPNPASRVTPYLTVSIGIAVATRDSKSILVGQLQRRADAALYAAKNTGRNCVLVYADEASRGQI comes from the coding sequence ATGAACACGAAACGAATGATGAGTTCTGGCAACGCGGCACGGGGACCTTGGGAGACAAGACTCCAGAGCCCGAGTCCAGCCGCCCTAGAAGAAGTCCATCGCTTGCTCGCCGGGCGAACCCGCGATATCCGGCTTAGTCCTGAATTAACCCAGCTCTTCCGTGAGCGTTCCTGGCCTCACACTGCCAAAATCATCCGCGCCTGGATGTTTTGGGTTATCGTGCTTGACGTTTTGATGTTGGGACTAAACGCGATCTTGCTTACGCCCAAGACCGTGCTCTCCATGCTTCTGCCAGCATCCTGCATGATACCAGCGGCTCTGGTCACCGCTACCACCTTTGCGCGGCCTCAGACGTTCTGGGTTCGGGGAGTGGTTATCCTCTCGGGTGTTTTTCTCATTCTTCTGTGCCTGGCATTTGTCGGCATCCGCGCAAGCAATGAGTTTTATGAACGGCATCTGACGATCATGCTGTTCGTGGCGGTGACCGCCATCATCATATTTCCCATTCCGGTGGGATGGACTACGGCGATTAGCGTTTTTGCCCTCGGCCTCTTCCTCCTATTCCAGTTGCGAAATCCAAATATCGAAGTCGGAAGTGCCCTTGCGGGAACCCTGTTTTTTGCATGCGGCGTCTTTGCGACCGTCGTTGCGCGACGTACCATCGTTATCCTGGCTCACAAGACCTTCTTGCTCGAGTTGCGAGATCGCGGCCGGCTCGCAGCTCTCACCGATGCCAACACACGCTTGGAGCTTCTTGCGAGAACGGATCCGCTGACGGGGGTCGCAAACCGGCGGTCAATGGCCGAAATGCTCGATCGCCTGTGGAGTGAGGACATTCAACGAACGCGGGGCGTGGCAATGCTGATGTGCGATGTCGATGAGTTCAAGAAGCTCAATGATAGTCTCGGTCACGCAGAAGGCGACCGTTGCCTGGTAAAAGTGGCCGGCATCATCCGGAACTCCATACGAGACGAGATCGATCAGGTCGCCCGTTATGGCGGAGAGGAGTTTCTGGTCCTTCTACCCGGCGCTGACGAAGGGACTGCCAGAACCATCGCCGAGAGAATTCGCAGTCGCGTAGAAGCAGCGCGGCTTCCAAACCCGGCATCTCGTGTTACTCCCTATCTCACGGTCAGCATCGGAATAGCGGTGGCAACACGAGATAGTAAAAGTATCTTGGTGGGACAACTCCAACGCCGCGCAGATGCCGCGCTCTATGCGGCGAAGAACACCGGGCGCAACTGCGTGCTGGTCTATGCGGACGAGGCCAGCCGAGGCCAAATTTGA
- a CDS encoding calcium-binding protein has translation MATKTLTDSDDFLEDGSTGNTIKGLAGNDTIYGQGGTDTIYGDDGDDMLDGGDGNDTIYGGDDADAISGGKGNDTIEGGSGGGFDLELGDLGTDNLDGGEGIDTLSYANSSEGVFVTFEEGGSASGGDANNDSIYNFENITGSAFDDSLTGDSGANDLRGLAGADVIAGGAGADIIDGGDGVDDLDGGTGDDTLTYTDSTAGVTITMAADATSGTASDGDAFRNFEFIVGSSFADTFNGGAGKDFLLGGAGNDIINGGANNDTLFGDAGNDTLNGGTGDDLLYSGDGNDTLNGDDGNDVLYATGTTGTGLATLNGGAGDDSFITGAGKTGKVDGGTGTDTVHASTFLDGVTFSNVEVLDAMDGFAYGTVAQLNAFSTITISGSDRQDINIILEGTGGTLDLSSKITGNRYAVVTAGNGDGILTGAVNITGTGNNDSLSGGDYNDTLNGGAGKDTLAGGKGNDTYVVDNAGDVVTEAVSAGTDTVKTSLASYTLGSNVENLTYTGTSAFTGIGNSLANTITGSTAADTLSGGDGNDTLAGGKGNDTLNGGAGTDVLVLTGARSNYSWVKNNDGSYTVTDSRSASDGVDKISNIENVKFSDQTIAVALAANKAPVITSDLGGTTAAITSAENRIAVRTVTATDPNEDKLTYSISGGADKALFTIDASSGALAFKSAPNFEAPTDSGKNNVYDVIVTAKDAGGLSDTQSIAVKVTNTNEAPVVTTAATINVAENTKTVATVATTDVDAKDKLTYSISGGADKAVFTIDASSGALAFKSAPNFEAPTDSGKNNIYDVTVTAKDAGGLSDSQAIAVKVTDTNEAPVVTTAATISVSENTKSVVKVEATDQDNDTLTYSISGGADKALFSINASTGALTFKSASDYEAPTDSGKNNVYDVTVKVTDAGGLVDTQAIAVKIDNIATTSRSTSYTLTASEDDLTLTGNGALHGIGNDFDNIIKGNNGNNVLSGDNGNDTIHGGIGSDSIIGGGGVDDLYGDAGLDVFAFKNVSDLGTSKTATDTIFDFDGKGGEDIDLREIDANTNTKAENAFSFIGTKNFSKIAGELRYEKDGSGTYVYGDVNGDAKADFVIHLDDALTLSTGYFML, from the coding sequence ATGGCGACGAAGACCCTGACCGACAGCGACGATTTTCTTGAAGACGGCAGCACCGGCAATACGATTAAAGGCCTCGCTGGCAACGACACGATCTATGGCCAAGGTGGCACTGACACGATCTATGGTGACGACGGTGACGACATGCTCGACGGCGGCGACGGCAACGACACGATCTATGGCGGTGACGACGCCGACGCGATCAGCGGCGGCAAGGGCAACGACACCATCGAGGGTGGCTCCGGAGGCGGGTTCGACCTCGAACTAGGCGATCTTGGAACGGACAATCTCGACGGCGGCGAAGGGATCGACACCCTGTCCTATGCGAATTCGTCCGAGGGCGTTTTCGTCACGTTCGAAGAAGGAGGCTCGGCGTCCGGCGGCGATGCCAACAACGATTCCATCTACAATTTCGAGAACATCACCGGTTCGGCCTTCGACGACTCTCTGACCGGCGACTCCGGCGCCAACGATCTTCGCGGCCTAGCCGGCGCCGACGTCATCGCGGGCGGGGCCGGCGCGGATATCATCGATGGCGGCGACGGGGTGGACGATCTCGACGGCGGCACCGGCGACGATACGCTGACCTACACGGATTCCACCGCCGGCGTGACGATCACCATGGCCGCCGACGCCACCTCCGGCACAGCCAGCGACGGCGACGCGTTCCGCAACTTCGAGTTCATCGTCGGTTCCTCCTTCGCCGACACGTTCAATGGCGGCGCGGGCAAGGATTTCCTGCTGGGCGGAGCCGGTAACGACATCATCAATGGCGGCGCCAACAACGATACGCTCTTTGGCGACGCCGGCAACGATACACTGAACGGCGGCACCGGCGACGACCTATTGTACAGCGGCGATGGCAACGACACGCTGAACGGCGATGACGGCAACGACGTGCTCTACGCCACCGGCACGACGGGCACCGGCTTGGCAACGCTCAACGGCGGCGCCGGCGACGATTCCTTTATCACCGGCGCGGGGAAAACGGGCAAGGTCGATGGCGGCACCGGGACGGATACCGTTCACGCCAGCACGTTCCTTGACGGCGTGACCTTCAGCAATGTCGAGGTCCTGGATGCGATGGACGGGTTCGCCTATGGCACCGTGGCCCAGCTCAATGCCTTCTCGACCATCACCATCTCGGGTTCTGACCGTCAGGATATCAATATCATCCTCGAGGGCACGGGCGGCACGCTTGACCTGTCGTCCAAGATCACCGGCAACCGCTACGCCGTGGTCACTGCGGGCAATGGCGACGGCATACTGACTGGAGCTGTCAATATCACCGGCACCGGCAACAACGACAGCCTGAGCGGCGGCGATTACAACGATACGCTGAACGGCGGCGCAGGCAAGGACACGCTGGCCGGCGGCAAGGGCAATGACACCTATGTGGTGGACAATGCCGGCGACGTCGTGACCGAGGCGGTCAGCGCGGGCACCGATACGGTGAAAACCTCGCTTGCCAGCTACACGCTTGGTAGCAATGTCGAGAACCTGACCTACACCGGCACTTCGGCCTTCACCGGAATCGGCAACAGCCTTGCCAACACCATCACCGGCAGCACCGCGGCAGACACGCTCTCCGGCGGGGACGGAAACGATACGCTGGCCGGCGGCAAGGGCAACGATACGCTGAACGGCGGCGCGGGCACGGATGTCCTGGTTCTTACCGGAGCCCGTTCGAACTATAGCTGGGTGAAGAACAACGACGGCTCCTATACGGTGACCGACAGTCGGAGCGCGAGCGACGGCGTGGACAAGATTTCAAACATCGAAAATGTAAAGTTCTCCGACCAGACGATCGCCGTGGCGCTGGCAGCAAACAAGGCACCCGTAATCACCTCGGATTTGGGTGGAACCACGGCTGCGATCACCAGCGCAGAAAACCGGATAGCCGTCCGGACAGTGACCGCAACAGACCCGAACGAGGACAAGCTGACCTATTCGATTTCCGGAGGTGCGGACAAGGCCCTGTTCACGATCGATGCTTCGTCCGGAGCGTTGGCCTTCAAGTCGGCTCCCAACTTCGAGGCGCCGACCGACAGCGGCAAGAACAACGTCTACGATGTGATCGTGACGGCAAAGGATGCCGGCGGGTTGAGCGATACGCAATCGATCGCAGTCAAGGTCACCAATACCAACGAAGCGCCGGTCGTGACCACGGCAGCCACAATCAACGTCGCCGAAAACACCAAGACGGTCGCGACCGTTGCCACAACCGACGTGGACGCCAAGGACAAGCTGACCTATTCGATCTCGGGCGGTGCGGATAAGGCCGTGTTCACGATCGACGCTTCGTCCGGAGCGTTGGCCTTCAAGTCGGCTCCCAACTTCGAGGCACCGACCGACAGCGGCAAGAACAACATCTATGACGTGACGGTAACGGCCAAGGATGCGGGCGGCCTGTCTGACAGCCAGGCAATCGCAGTCAAGGTCACCGATACCAACGAAGCGCCGGTCGTGACCACGGCAGCCACAATCAGTGTCTCCGAAAACACGAAGTCCGTCGTCAAGGTCGAGGCGACGGACCAGGACAATGATACCCTGACCTATTCGATCTCGGGTGGCGCCGACAAGGCGCTCTTCTCCATCAACGCTTCGACCGGCGCCCTGACCTTCAAGTCGGCCTCCGACTACGAAGCGCCGACCGACAGCGGTAAGAACAATGTCTACGATGTAACGGTGAAGGTGACCGATGCCGGCGGTTTGGTCGATACCCAGGCGATTGCCGTGAAGATCGACAATATTGCGACGACGAGTCGTTCCACGTCCTACACGCTTACCGCCAGCGAAGACGACCTGACGTTAACGGGCAACGGCGCTCTTCATGGCATCGGCAATGACTTTGACAACATCATCAAAGGAAACAATGGCAACAATGTCCTTTCGGGCGACAATGGCAACGACACGATACACGGCGGCATAGGCTCAGACAGTATTATAGGCGGCGGCGGTGTCGACGACCTCTATGGTGACGCGGGTTTGGACGTTTTCGCATTCAAGAACGTCTCGGACCTTGGCACATCCAAGACGGCAACCGATACGATCTTCGATTTCGACGGCAAGGGCGGCGAGGACATAGACCTCAGAGAGATAGACGCCAACACCAACACGAAAGCGGAAAACGCCTTCAGCTTCATCGGCACCAAGAACTTTTCGAAGATCGCCGGTGAACTGCGCTACGAAAAGGATGGCTCTGGCACCTACGTCTATGGTGATGTGAACGGTGACGCCAAGGCGGATTTCGTCATTCACCTCGACGACGCTTTGACGCTCTCCACGGGTTATTTCATGCTCTGA